GGCTCCTCTGGCTCTTGGCCCTTGGTCTTCTCACCGCCTGCCCCAACCAGGGCGCCCCCCCCGACCTCAGCCTCCAAGGCGTGAGCCCCCAGAACCCCAGCGTGGTCCAGGGCCAGTCCCTCAGCCTCACCCTCACCTTCACCTCCCAGAACGGCTTCCAGGGGCAGGTGGGCCTGCAGGTGACCGAGGGGGGCCAGACCCCCACCTGGCTCAGCTTCTCGCCCACGAGCGCCAACCTGGACGTGCCCAAGGGGGGACAGAAGACCCTCCCCCTCAACCTCCAGGTGAGCCAGAACGCCCCCACCGGGGCCCACACCCTCAAGCTCCGGGCGACCTACGGGAACCGGACGGCGGAGAAGGACCTCACCCTCACCGTCAACCCGCCTCCGGACTTCACGATCTCCCTGGACCCCACCTCCCTCACCGTCCAGCAGGGGGGTAGCGGGACCACCCAGCTCACCCTGACCCCGCAGAACTTCACGGGGACCGTAAACCTGTCCTTGGAGGACCAGAACGGCAACGCCCCGAGCGGGATCACCCTGACCCCGGCCTCGGTCACGGTGAGCGGGTCCGGCCCGGTGACCCAGGCCCTGACCCTGAGCGTGGACGCGGGCGTGGCCCCGAACACCTACGCCCTGCGGGTGAAGGCCACCGCGGGGAGCCTGACCAAGACGGCGAACCTCAGCCTGACCGTGACCGCCGGCGGAGGAGGCGGCGGTGGCGGTGGAGGCGGTGGGGGTGGAAACACCAGCGGCTCGGTGAACACCGGGAACGGCACCGTCCAGGTGAGCCTCCAGGGGGGCACCTTCACCCAGGGGCCCCAGGCGGCGAACGTCAACGCCCCCGGCTACCAGACCCCCTATGGGGGGATCGCCTTCACCGCCCAGGTGCCCCAGGGGGGGACCCTCACCGTCACCCTCACCTTCCCCAACCCCATCCCCCAGGGAGCGGTCCTCCTCAAGTGCGTGGGGAACCCCCAGACCTGCACCCCCATCTCGGGGGCCCAGCTGAGCGGTAACCAGGCCACCTTCCAGGTCCAAGACGGCGACCCCCTGGACGCGGACGGCCAGGCGAACGGCCAGATCGTGGACCCGGTGGCCCTGGGGGTGCCCGTAGACTTCACCCTTTCCCTGGACCCCACCTCCCTCACCGTCCAGCAGGGGAACAGCGGGACCACCCAGCTCACCCTCACCCCCCAGAACGGGTTCACGGGCACCGTAAACCTGTCCCTGGAAGACCAGAACGGCAATGCGCCGAGCGGGATCACCCTCAGCTCCCCCAACCCCCCCTCGGTCACGGTGAGCGGCTCTAACCCGGTGACCCAGACCCTGACCCTGAGCGTGGGCGCGGGCGTGGCCACCGGGACCTACAACCTGCGGGTGAAGGCCACCTCGGGGAGCCTCACCCGGACGGCGGACCTCAGCCTCACGGTCACCCCAGCCCCCAGCTTCACCCTCAGCCTCAGCCCCTCCGCCCTGACCCTCTCCCAGGGGCAGGGGGGCACGGTGACGGTGAGCCTGAGCCGGAGCGGCTTCACCGGCGAGGTGACCCTTTCCCTGGACGGGGAGATGGCCGCGGGCTTCCCCGACCCGGACCGGGTCGCCTGGAGCTTCAGCCCCAACCCGGCCACCGGGGACGCCAGCGCCCTCACCCTCCAGGTGGGGGACAGCGCCCCCCCGGGCACCTACACCCTCACCGTGCGGGGGCGGGCCCAGGGCTTCCCGGACCGGACGGCGGAGCTCACCCTGACCGTGACCGGGAGCGGGGGCGGGAGCGACGGGAGCACCTGGACCGGCCGCACCTGGAGCACCAACCTCTACGGGGTCGCCTACGGCAACGGCCGGTTTGTGGCGGTGGGACTGTACCACGCCTTCTTCTCCCTGGACGGTGGGGAGACCTGGGCCATGGGTAGCCCTTTGGTGTCTTGGACGACTGTTGGGATCCCGGCCGCTTTTTACGACGTGGCCTACGGGAACGGCCGCTTTGTGGCGGTGGGCTACAGAAACGGCCAACCGGCCGTCTACACCTCCCAGGACGGGACGGGCTGGACGGGCCAGTCCCTGGGGGGTAGCGCCACCCTCCTTGGCATCACCTACGCAAACGGCCTCTTCGTGGCGGTGGGGACTGGGGGCGTCATCTACACCTCCCCGGACGGGGAGAACTGGACCCTGCGGTTCAGCCAGCCTAGCATCTGGTTCTACGACGTCATCTATGCCGATGGCAAGTTCGTGGCCGCGGGAGACGATGTCTACGTCTCCCCCAATGGAGTGGACTGGACGCGTGCAGGGTCCTTTGGTTGCGCTGGCATCGCCTACGGCAACGGTTTCTTCGTAGCGGCGAAGGGGATGTACGGGATCTACGTCTCCTCGGACCTGGTGAATTGGACCCAGGCGGTTTCGGGATGGTTCAACGAAGTCGCCTACGGGAACGGCCGCTTCGTGGCGGTGGGCGAGTTCGGCATGATCTTCACCTCCACGGACGGGGTGTCCTGGGGGCTTAGGGACGCCGGGACGCGGGCCTACCTCCTGGGCGTGGCCCACGGCGCGGGCCGCTTCGTGGCGGTGGGGCTGGGCGGCACCCTGGTCACCTCCACGGACGGCCTTACCTGGACCCAGGGCCCCTCGCCCACGAGCGGCGACCTCTACAGCGTGGCCTACGGGAACGGCCGCTTCGTGGCGGTGGGGGCGGGCGGGGCCATCTTCAGCTCCCCCGACGGCCTGGCCTGGACCCAGGAGGCCTCACCCACCGCCAACGACCTCTACAGGGTCCGGTACGTGGCGGGCCGCTTCGTGGCGGTGGGGGCGCGGGGCACCCTCCTCACCTCATGGGACGGGGCGAACTGGACGGCGCAGAACACCGGGGTGACCTGGGGCCTTTGGGGGGTCGCCTACGGCAAGGGCAGGTTCGTGGTAA
This region of Thermus filiformis genomic DNA includes:
- a CDS encoding choice-of-anchor U domain-containing protein → MRGTKLLRLLWLLALGLLTACPNQGAPPDLSLQGVSPQNPSVVQGQSLSLTLTFTSQNGFQGQVGLQVTEGGQTPTWLSFSPTSANLDVPKGGQKTLPLNLQVSQNAPTGAHTLKLRATYGNRTAEKDLTLTVNPPPDFTISLDPTSLTVQQGGSGTTQLTLTPQNFTGTVNLSLEDQNGNAPSGITLTPASVTVSGSGPVTQALTLSVDAGVAPNTYALRVKATAGSLTKTANLSLTVTAGGGGGGGGGGGGGGNTSGSVNTGNGTVQVSLQGGTFTQGPQAANVNAPGYQTPYGGIAFTAQVPQGGTLTVTLTFPNPIPQGAVLLKCVGNPQTCTPISGAQLSGNQATFQVQDGDPLDADGQANGQIVDPVALGVPVDFTLSLDPTSLTVQQGNSGTTQLTLTPQNGFTGTVNLSLEDQNGNAPSGITLSSPNPPSVTVSGSNPVTQTLTLSVGAGVATGTYNLRVKATSGSLTRTADLSLTVTPAPSFTLSLSPSALTLSQGQGGTVTVSLSRSGFTGEVTLSLDGEMAAGFPDPDRVAWSFSPNPATGDASALTLQVGDSAPPGTYTLTVRGRAQGFPDRTAELTLTVTGSGGGSDGSTWTGRTWSTNLYGVAYGNGRFVAVGLYHAFFSLDGGETWAMGSPLVSWTTVGIPAAFYDVAYGNGRFVAVGYRNGQPAVYTSQDGTGWTGQSLGGSATLLGITYANGLFVAVGTGGVIYTSPDGENWTLRFSQPSIWFYDVIYADGKFVAAGDDVYVSPNGVDWTRAGSFGCAGIAYGNGFFVAAKGMYGIYVSSDLVNWTQAVSGWFNEVAYGNGRFVAVGEFGMIFTSTDGVSWGLRDAGTRAYLLGVAHGAGRFVAVGLGGTLVTSTDGLTWTQGPSPTSGDLYSVAYGNGRFVAVGAGGAIFSSPDGLAWTQEASPTANDLYRVRYVAGRFVAVGARGTLLTSWDGANWTAQNTGVTWGLWGVAYGKGRFVVTGYYDSLFPSSITSTDGVNWSRLGQGCGLGLDITYANGTFVMVGGDGLSRCLYRSSDGVNWQDLRSNTPYGVALYGVTYGNGIFVAVGRGQGKVITSP